A DNA window from Paenibacillus andongensis contains the following coding sequences:
- the truB gene encoding tRNA pseudouridine(55) synthase TruB: MTLEGILPVWKPAGFTSHDVVAKVRGILGIKRIGHTGTLDPQVTGVLPLCIGRATRMVEYIQELPKEYEAELRIGLSTDTEDMTGTVLEEVSQVTLDEEKVREVLHSFVGEIEQIPPMFSAVKIDGKRLYELAREGKEVERKSRKVTIHKLDILHMDLSQKHPEIQFRASCSKGTYIRTLCVDIGKALGYPAVMKSLIRTSTGSIRQEQCLTFEQIEQMKVQGLLQAHMIPMDQAISHIPFIELSAGEAVHALQGKKIAMTANRTAHADASQTIFRAYSPDERFLGLYEWNSASQVLIPAKVFL; encoded by the coding sequence ATGACGTTAGAAGGCATCTTGCCTGTATGGAAACCAGCGGGCTTCACTTCTCATGATGTTGTAGCCAAAGTTAGAGGTATCCTTGGGATCAAACGCATCGGCCACACGGGGACGCTTGACCCGCAAGTAACCGGTGTTTTGCCATTATGTATAGGTAGAGCAACACGAATGGTTGAGTACATTCAGGAGTTGCCTAAAGAATATGAAGCTGAACTCCGAATCGGTCTTTCTACCGACACGGAGGATATGACAGGTACTGTGTTGGAAGAAGTTTCACAGGTGACTTTGGATGAAGAGAAGGTCCGTGAGGTTCTTCATTCTTTTGTCGGAGAAATCGAACAGATTCCACCGATGTTCTCAGCTGTCAAGATTGATGGGAAACGTCTCTATGAATTAGCCCGAGAAGGCAAAGAAGTAGAGCGGAAATCACGCAAAGTGACGATTCATAAGCTAGACATTCTTCATATGGACCTATCGCAGAAGCATCCAGAGATTCAATTTCGTGCTTCTTGCTCCAAAGGGACCTATATAAGAACTTTATGTGTGGATATTGGCAAGGCTCTTGGCTACCCGGCGGTGATGAAAAGTTTGATTCGGACATCGACGGGCAGTATTCGCCAAGAGCAGTGCTTAACATTTGAACAGATTGAACAAATGAAGGTTCAAGGATTACTGCAGGCGCATATGATTCCTATGGATCAGGCGATTTCACATATCCCATTCATTGAACTATCTGCCGGGGAAGCCGTACATGCACTACAGGGGAAGAAAATAGCTATGACAGCGAATCGAACGGCGCATGCAGATGCATCGCAAACCATTTTCAGGGCTTATTCGCCTGATGAACGTTTTCTTGGTTTGTATGAATGGAACAGCGCTAGCCAAGTCCTGATCCCAGCCAAAGTTTTCCTTTAA